One stretch of Halichoerus grypus chromosome 8, mHalGry1.hap1.1, whole genome shotgun sequence DNA includes these proteins:
- the RORA gene encoding nuclear receptor ROR-alpha isoform X2, which yields MMYFVIAAMKAQIEIIPCKICGDKSSGIHYGVITCEGCKGFFRRSQQSNATYSCPRQKNCLIDRTSRNRCQHCRLQKCLAVGMSRDAVKFGRMSKKQRDSLYAEVQKHRMQQQQRDPPQQPGEAEPLTPTYSISANGLTELHEDLSSYIDGHTPEGSKADSAVSSFYLDIQPSPDQSGLDINGIKPEPICDYTPASGFFPYCSFTNGETSPTVSMAELEHLAQNISKSHLETCQYLREELQQITWQTFLQEEIESYQNKQREVMWQLCAIKITEAIQYVVEFAKRIDGFMELCQNDQIVLLKAGSLEVVFIRMCRAFDSQNNTVYFDGKYASPDVFKSLGCEDFISFVFEFGKSLCSMHLTEDEIALFSAFVLMSADRSWLQEKVKIEKLQQKIQLALQHVLQKNHREDGILTKLICKVSTLRALCGRHTEKLMAFKAIYPDIVRLHFPPLYKELFTSEFEPAMQIDG from the exons CTCAAATTGAAATTATTCCTTGCAAGATCTGTGGAGACAAATCATCAGGAATCCATTATGGTGTCATTACATGTGAAGGCTGCAAG GGCTTTTTCAGGAGAAGTCAGCAAAGCAATGCCACCTACTCCTGTCCTCGTCAGAAGAACTGTTTGATTGATCGAACCAGTAGAAACCGCTGCCAACACTGTCGATTACAGAAATGCCTTGCCGTAGGGATGTCTCGAGATG CTGTAAAATTTGGCCGGATGTCAAAAAAGCAAAGAGACAGCTTGTACGCAGAAGTACAAAAACATCGgatgcagcagcagcagcgagACCCCCCACAGCAGCCTGGAGAAGCTGAGCCGCTGACTCCCACCTACAGCATCTCGGCCAACGGGCTCACCGAGCTTCATGAGGACCTCAGCAGCTACATCGACGGGCACACCCCGGAGGGCAGCAAGGCAGACTCGGCCGTCAGCAGCTTCTACCTGGACATACAGCCTTCCCCAGACCAGTCAGGTCTTGATATCAATGGAATCAAACCAGAACCAATATGTGACTACACACCAGCATCAGGCTTCTTTCCCTACTGTTCATTCACCAACGGAGAGACTTCCCCAACTGTGTCCATGGCAGAATTAG AACACCTTGCACAGAATATATCTAAATCACACCTGGAAACTTGCCAATACTTGAGAGAAGAGCTCCAGCAGATAACGTGGCAGACCTTTCTGCAGGAGGAGATCGAGAGCTACCAAAACAAG CAGAGGGAGGTGATGTGGCAGTTGTGCGCCATCAAAATCACAGAAGCGATACAGTACGTGGTGGAGTTTGCCAAACGCATTGACGGATTTATGGAACTGTGTCAAAATGATCAAATTGTGCTTCTCAAAGCAG GTTCTCTAGAGGTGGTGTTTATCAGAATGTGCCGTGCCTTCGACTCTCAGAACAACACCGTGTACTTTGATGGGAAATATGCTAGCCCCGATGTCTTCAAATCCTTGG GTTGTGAAGATTTTATTAGCTTTGTATTTGAATTTGGAAAGAGTTTATGTTCTATGCACCTGACTGAAGATGAAATTGcattattttctgcatttgtACTAATGTCAGCAG ATCGCTCGTGGCTGCAGGAAAAGGTAAAAATTGAAAAACTGCAACAGAAAATTCAGCTAGCTCTTCAACATGTCCTGCAGAAGAATCACCGAGAAGATGGAATACTAACAAAG TTAATATGCAAGGTGTCTACATTAAGAGCCTTATGTGGACGACATACAGAAAAGCTAATGGCATTTAAAGCAATATACCCAGACATTGTGCGACTTCATTTTCCTCCATTATACAAGGAGTTGTTCACTTCAGAATTTGAGCCAGCAATGCAAATTGATGGGTAA